In a single window of the Dreissena polymorpha isolate Duluth1 chromosome 3, UMN_Dpol_1.0, whole genome shotgun sequence genome:
- the LOC127872405 gene encoding uncharacterized protein LOC127872405: MWMWYSVGWKASDSVGVEQCGVEGIRQCGCGTVCGGRHQTVLLLYSVGWKASDNVGVCGMEGIRQCGCGTVWNGRHQTVWVWYSVGWKASDSVGVVQCGMEGIRQCGCGTVWVWYSVGWKSSYIVGVAQYGVKSSDSVGVVQCGMKGIRQRGCGTVWDGRHQTMWVWYSVGWKAPDNVGVV, encoded by the exons ATGTGGATGTGGTACAGTGTGGGATGGAAGGCATCAGACAGTGTGGGTGTGGAACAGTGTGGGGTGGAAGGCATCAGACAGTGCGGGTGTGGAACAGTGTGTGGTGGAAGGCATCAGACAGTGTTGTTGTTGTACAGTGTGGGATGGAAGGCATCAGACAATGTGGGTGTG TGTGGGATGGAAGGCATCAGACAGTGTGGGTGTGGTACAGTGTGGAATGGAAGGCATCAAACAGTGTGGGTGTGGTACAGTGTGGGATGGAAGGCATCAGACAGTGTGGGTGTGGTACAGTGTGGAATGGAAGGCATTAGACAGTGTGGGTGTGGTACAGTGTGGGTGTGGTACAGTGTGGGGTGGAAGTCATCATACATTGTGGGTGTGGCACAGTATGGGGTGAAGTCATCAGACAGCGTGGGTGTGGTACAGTGTGGGATGAAAGGCATCAGACAGCGTGGGTGTGGTACAGTGTGGGATGGAAGGCATCAGACAATGTGGGTGTGGTACAGTGTGGGATGGAAGGCACCAGACAATGTGGGtgttgtatag
- the LOC127875328 gene encoding uncharacterized protein LOC127875328: MASKLSEDQIKAIKDAFFMFDVQDKGTIPTNDLGNAIRALGRNPSEAEVKMMSKEADAKGTGFITEKDFEDTVSKHWNSVSNEDEIIEAFQQFDREGTGYIDAKQLRHVLQNMGERLQEAEVDALMEVADLDSDGQLNYRSLTQMLLAK, translated from the exons ATG GCATCAAAACTCTCAGAGGACCAGATTAAAG CCATCAAAGACGCGTTCTTCATGTTCGACGTGCAAGACAAGGGTACGATCCCCACAAATGACCTTGGCAACGCAATCCGCGCCCTGGGGCGCAACCCCTCGGAGGCGGAGGTGAAAATGATGTCGAAGGAGGCGGACGCGAAAG GGACAGGTTTTATCACGGAGAAGGACTTTGAAGACACGGTGTCAAAGCACTGGAACTCCGTGTCAAATGAAGACGAGATCATCGAAGCATTCCAG CAATTCGATCGCGAAGGAACCGGCTACATCGACGCGAAGCAACTCCGTCACGTGCTACAGAACATGGGTGAGAGGCTACAAGAAGCGGAAGTAGACGCGCTCATGGAGGTCGCCGATCTCGACTCGGACGGGCAGCTTAATTACAGAT CCCTTACACAGATGCTGCTGGCGAAGTAA